In Zingiber officinale cultivar Zhangliang chromosome 9B, Zo_v1.1, whole genome shotgun sequence, the genomic window TTTATGGGTTAACTTGTTAATGGGATTGGATTGGGTGGCTATATTGGAGTGGAGATGACAACAAAAAAAGTAGGTGCTGACTGAAGTAAGTCAACTAAACATGTGTCAGCTTCCTATAGCTTAAATCTGAGGCACACGGATTGTGACCCATTCTTAATCTTGATTACTACAATGTACATGTGCCATCATCTTATAGTGCCTAGAATAATGGATAATTTGACCCACATCATATAGACTATTATGGCTTAGACAAGCAAGCTATTATAATTTTTTCGATGTAAGCCTCTTGGCCACATGCATAAAgtctaccaaataaattggtcAGTTTGGGCTTTAAATTGTTACTAGGACAGATCTATGTTTAAACTGGGTGTAAGCATGTTCTACTAGGGTTTCAAGCAAGTACTgcctttatatatttttaaaattagccaGTTGAATTACTTCATGTATATATCATGTCTATCCACTGGTTCCTTTAcctctgtttggatggggtgaggtaaggttcattaatggaaggGGATGGAAGGAGAAGGgagggaaaggaaaggaaagtaatatatttatcttatCCTTGTTTGAAAGGGAGGGAAAGTGTATGTGAGAGGAAAGGGatggaatgaaggttaaatatacaaatttacacaaaatatcctcttattttttttaataaatctacatgtgaaaaaataaataaggatataattgtaataatttctccttacccttccttacaccccaatttggggtgtaaggaatttCGCTTATTCCCGAACATGCAAGGGGAGGCTttacccttctctccccttcTCCTTCATAGCTCACTCTCTCCCAAACAAggataaaaattcattttacccaTGTTTACCTTTCCCTCTCCTTTACTCACCTCCTCTCAAACAGAGGGTTAGGAAGTTGTGGATATCTAATTCTACATGATGTCATTGAAGTCTAACATGGAAATTTCAGCGAGGGACTGTTATGTATTGTTTATAAGATGAGATTTTAGATTGCTGTCATTAGGTTGTAATTCACTTTTCCAGAATTTCAGAAACTAGTAGGTTAGTGTGTTTTGTTACTCAATCTTTACAGAAAATGGAATTTCAAATGATAAGATAAACATAATTAGCCATCCACTAAACTTAATGCTAGCctagttattattattttttttagaggaTCATGGTCATGGGACTCGGGGCACTGCTAGAAGGTCTTTTGCTCCTTGCAAATGCATTGGCAATTCTGAACGAGGACAGGTTCCTCGCGCCTAGAGGATGGAGTTTCAACGATGTTTCAGGAAATGCGAGGGCCAAGTCATTGAAGGGGCAGCTGATAGGGCTGATCTACGCGACCCAGTACCTGCGGCTTCCACTGATAATGCTCAATGCTCTCATCATCCTGGTGAAACTGGTTTCTGGTTGAACACGTAAACCCAATCACCTCATCGAATTGTGTCCATCATTCTTCTTATAACTGCAGTTACATGATATTCTCTGCTGCTCCTGATATTGTTTTTGGCTCTGAGTTGACTTTATCGGTGCCATACAATCGATCAAGTTTTGGCCCGATATACTAAGAAGATTGTAGTTTTATTTCATCGTTTTTTCCCCCCAAGTTAGTGAGtgaaacttgtttttttttttttttcaaaacttatctgGAAGGACAGACCTATCAATACGAGACTAACATAATATTCGGTTGGTGGAATGGAACGGGATTGTGGGAAATGTAGTTATTTAATAGGATTCAATTCgaataataatgaaatataaacatgcattattattattttttgaattttgaaccatgAAACAGATGCATTCATGTAAATGAGACTCTCAAACTCAAGTAATGTATCTTTTCttgaaaacaaaagatgaaatgaCCCACTCTAAATAAGGGACAAATCATAAAAATTTATGCAATCTTAGCTGAacgattttactagatatacgaACGAGATAATCCCAAGCAACATGCTTCATTGGTGGCAAGTTCGGCCCAATTACCAACTTGGCCGCGGGGACAATATCTCTTCTCTCGAGTTTATTTCTCCTAACTCATCAACAAATCAAACCACCGTCTCAAGTATATATATAGCCTTTTCTCAGGAAAAAGAGGAAAAACTAGCTTTTACATAGTTGGGTAAACTATTTCCGATGCATCTTCGAAAATGCAATTAAACTCTTAAAATAGATTTATCATGTTATCACCCAACTGttgttaatgaaaaataataataatatgataatTTCCAACTCATGAAATAAAGTTGGATATTACCATCATCATCATTACATTCAATGATTTCACGGTTATAATGATTGGTAAACgaaataataaaaatttcaatttctaGAGCACTTGGATCTTAAAAGCATAGACAGAAGTTTAAAGTAGCTATTTTGATTCCTATAATAGTCCAAATCACATCTTAATTCAACAAGGTAGGAGAATTTTGACAAGCAAAAAAAATGTATGAATGAACCTACGCAGAAGAGAAATACTATGACCATACGCTTGTCCAGCATGAACTAGATTTTGTTGCAAGTACCACGCCAGTGTAAATATACATTTTCAACTACCAAATGCACATGAACTCCATTTCTGCGAATGCATTGACACAGTAAGAGAGCTCGAAAACATGTTATTGCTTATCTTCCCGTTTTTGTAAGAAGAAGAACCCGAGCATGACAGCTATGCCTGTTATTGCAATTGTCAACAAGAAGCTTTTGCGCGGCGAGGCTCCTACCGGCCTTCTGTTAGCACCTTCTCTTCCGGGTGGTGGAATATTCCTACACGTTTTGCAAGAGAAAACAGACATTTAGGGAGAGACATGGAGTGCAAGCCACTACAAGTTCCAAGGACGATCCATTGTTTTTGCAGATTTACAAGATGCTTTTGCACTCGTTCATAATATAAAATTCAAGTTCCGTTTGGGATTCAAACGTTTGATTGTCATGTAAAGATATGGAACTGCACTGTAAAGGAGTGGAACTTATCTTTTGTCATGATCTGAAGGACTTAGTGATTATCTTGATGCAATATTGAATTGTAATTTTGAGGACTTAAGAAGTTTATCACATCAGTGCTAACTCATTAATCAATATGGGGACAACATCCATAAGTGCTTTGCTACAATTGATACatccgtgttggccctgagacgggttggcgggggcgctaggggcaagcgtattcgcctttttgccaccTTGCTACAATTGATACAGAATCATATCAATTGCATCCCAAGTCACTTATGGATGCAGATGATTCAGTTAAATAATTATCATTAAATATGGTGCATAAAAAAAACAATACAATTCAATTTGAAAGTCTCTAAATTAAAAATCAGTTTTTTCGAAACTTACCTAGGAGGTTCTGCAGTATCAGTTGTACTGCTGTGAAACTGGATATCATGGTTAACTCTTTCCCGCAACCGAACATATTTACGACATAGATCACAATACTCAGTGCGATTACCACATACTTCCTAAATTTGCATAGAAAATACTAGTCATTTCATGGTTTGAAGAGATTTCTAGTATTCATCACATAAAAAGAGTAATAGATCATGTTACCTGATGATTAATAAGATCAACTGCAGGAAGTGGGAATTCACAATATTCACAAGTAATAATCCTCTTGAGGCATCTTTCACCTTCGTGAAGAGACAATAAATCCCTTTCGATTCTCTCACTGCATAATGAACAATCCACCTGCCCACATCAGTTTATCAAAACCAAATTGTTAGATGAAGCAAGTCAATTGCATTGTTTAACATAACAGCTCCACAAGGAAAACATCTGATGTTAGGTTATTGTCATCCTTATCACAAATGATAATAGAAGAAACGTACGAAGCAAAGAAAAACAATACAACATGGCTACTTTCTACATATTATTGCTTGTGTAGGACATGGCCTCAAAGTTGAACATGCTTGTATCACATAGTTGGGAGTGAAAATAATGTATCATATCCAACAGATCAAACTATCATACTATGTATACATAGGACTCCAACCATCtgatataataaccaaaattaaATCTCATGTGGGATTGAATCCCCTACCACAACTACCAACTTTGATGACTTGGATCATAGGTATTATCCGAGGCAAAAGATATGAAATTCCTTGAAAGAGAAATAAAAATGGAAATAAACTTGATAAAGATGACAAATATGTAATATTAGTATACATGATGTGTTCTATTGTGGATTGACCTTAACAAGTTGCCAATTCTATCAAAGTTAATGACAAACTTCAAGAGAAAAAGACAGGGACGATGTTAACAAGAAACTATCTTCAAAAGGAGAAATTTGTGGCAATCTTAATGGATTTTATATAATCTACTTCCTTAACTCTCCTTTGGATTAAAAATAATACAAGATTTGAAATTTGTAAAGCTGAAGTGAAGATTTGTTAGAGGCTAAGGGTGGAAAGAGTAAATTAAGGTTTTAATATGTACTTGAGATGATATTGTGAGAGACTAAGTTAGAAGTTGTTACAAAAGACAAGGAGAAATTGCAGGATAAAGCTTAGGTATCTATCTGAGGGAAAGAGGACAGTAGACAAGAGAAAAAGACTAATATATCTTATCCAAATTATAGTCGAAGGGAAGTAACATAAACTTTGCAAACATAAGTGAGATTAGAGTTCCAACATCTTTAAAAAGTGAAAATGTTAGAATATGGAGTTCCCTGCCAATTAAAAATATGTCCAGGGAGAGAGCAACTCCGTAAGTCTTCAGATGTTTTACTATAAAGAGGTATGAATTCGGAGATGAGTAAAATCTTCCATATTGAAGTgcttcaatttaaattttaattatgcaacATAAATACATGAAGAAATGTAACCAAATGCACAATATTACCAATCTGAACCCAAAAAATGCTTACAACAGAAAATATGATTGGAAACAGAAAAAATAAGATGTGTGATAAGGTTAACACATACCGGAGCATGGATTTCGTTGTAATGTTCATCAGCATGTTTTTTAGGAATCATATCCCCACAAATTGCACATTTTTGAAGGTTCCGCGAACAATGTGCATAATGCAAGTCAATATTTGATGTTGGAATATCTCTCTCACTACATTGAAGATAGAATCAGTGAGGAAACAATCGAAGAGATATGAAAGACCATATTTTTACTTGACTAACCACAAAATGAAATAGTAAAGGAGGTTTCCCTTTACAAGTATTGTTTAAACTAGCAAAACAACTTTCATGCAGCTACTACTACAGTACATACCAAAATACATCTTAAAATAAAGAAACTGTATTTTCTAAAAAACAGAAATGAAAAGTAGATTGCATACACTAAGAAGTAAATGCCAATTAAATTACATGCAGATGCCCTTTGCCAATAAACAATGAATTCATATGATATGTTAATGACACTAAGCAAGTTTAAATGTCAAAGGCATTGCAATTATCCATGCAAATCAACTTTAAGGCTTTATACAGCACACATGTTAACACTTTACAAAACAAAATCTTGTAGTGAGGCATTTGTTGTGTTAGCCTGAGCTAATGATGGCCTAGGGCCATATATCCCACATGTCTAAACTGACAAGCACACTGATAACACCATTAAATATGCATTTTACAGTAAAAAGTTCTACCAATTGAGTTTCTTTATTGATGGTTGAAAAACTTGTAATCATCATTAGTGCATTGTCATCCTACTTGTGCAAATGACAAGTCAATTAAGCAGCAATGGATTCAGCTAACCTAATATTTTGTCCATCTTACTAATTATACTAATGAGACATCatcaaattttcttttttaaaaacaatattcAAAATGCTCACACATCTACAAAGTATTTCTAAACATCCATGTCCAGGAATAGGCAAGATACCTCATGCATCCTCAAACAGATATAACTGAAGAGAATGCATGACAACTTGGaattgttatttcttttatgtgaAATAGTGTGTTTTCTTATTGATGAAGAAAATATAACTGAATACTATGATCATCACTATTCACACAACATTTCTTGCAAAGATATTTATATAACATATAATGTCAGATGGATTAGAATGGAGAAAACCAACAGAAAGGAAAATAGAATTCACATGACATCTCTATATGTGAAGGAAATACTTTCATTCACGCGGATAGGGCCGAAATTTATTAGACACCGTCAATATATAAGTCGAAGGCATAGTAAGATCAAGAGGAAATTTCAGAGTTCCAAAAGCATTCACATCTTTATAccataatatttaatatttttttacaccAAGTTCAAAAGATATGGATGCACTTCAAACGTAAAGTTATTATCTGTGTACAAAAGATATGATAAGTGCCACCAAATCTCTGTCATTAAATTAACACATAGCAAAAGATGAAATATTAAGTAGACTTACACAAAGAAACCAAATGGCTAGGGTTAGCTGGCTGATAGTAGAAATAATTAAGTACTACTTGATGACACACAAACAACAAGAGGGTGAGCAATAAAGGTAGGTAAAGTTCCAAACGTAGGTTTTATCGAATCCTACTATGCAAGCAGGTCATAGGACTAAGTGCCCATAATCTAAGTGCCATCGTGTGCCAGAACAATATCTTAGAACATGCCAACAATGTATCGATGACAAAAAAAAGGAACTAAATTAAAATGAAGGTAGGTGCTTTGTTACGGCAATCGAATTGTACGCTCAACGGCCTAAGGAGCTGTCATGTATTCATTTAGTAAAAAAACCAGGAGAGAGGAAAAATTGAGCAGAATAACGACCTACCCTAGAACGATCTGCTATGTAATCAAATACGTTTTAAACGTAAACCCGAAAGCCACCATCCTTTCCAAATAAATCCGAGTTAGAGAGCCAATGATCGGGCAGAAACGAAATCCAAGAAGGATCACGAAATAACAACCAGACACAATCTGAAGGGAAAATCGAAATCCTCAAGTGATCCCATACGAACTATCCAGAAGAAGCACTAACCAGTGACTGCACGTCGCTGTGATCAACTCCGAGGGGATCGCCATCTGATGGATCAAAACCCATTAAGCAATCATGTCaagactaaaaaaaaaaaataaggaacgACATATAAATTGAAAATGGAACAGAAAGGAAGTCGCGATCCACGGACCTTCGCCGATGCAATCGAGCAATCCAAAACCGGAGGCAGGTAGATCGCGAGGGCGGAGTTAGCGATGCAGAGGCCGATGCGCCTCCCCGctccgctctctctctctctctctctctctctatctctccCTGATTTTGGTGGCGCCTTGGTTGGGACGTCGCTCACTTGTACGAAAAAGTGTGGCGTGTTCCGTTGAGATAGCAAGATAATCGTGGTCCGACGGATACTCTAGAAACGGTAATATCTAGGtcagaaaataattaaaaataaactttcAAAGTGATAAATACGATATAtacaaataaaattgaaaattaattattaattgcaAAATGTAGTTCAATTAATTATACCTTTataagattattttttaaaattattatgaatatttgaatattttttattgAGTGAACCGTTTGATCGAGGAGTTGTCTTAAATTATTAAGGAGTTGAACAGTCCACCAACTATGTACTTGTTTATCTCTTCCCTGTAGTGAAATTGACAAAGAAATCTAAGAGAAATGATTTTCACAACAAAGTTCCTCAGCGAAAACTCTCTACGACTGAGTTGACATCTTGCATGGCCAAGTCCACCTCACACAAAAATCATGGACTTGGATTCCTCTTTCGTAACTCGTGCCCTaactttcctccttcttcttctttggcgaTTCTCCTcctgtgccctaactctcctcctccttcttcttcttcgcattCTTTATCCCTCTCCCTACTCTCCTCCCGTCAACGACCTAACACAACGAAGGTCGCAATCCCCTTTCCTACCTTAACTCTCCTTCTTCCCTCGTGCTAACTCAACCACGCCTCCTCctgcttcttccctctcccttccAAGGAATCAAAGCCCTCTATTTCGTAAAATTTCTTTGCCCTAATTTTTTCGCCTAAGTTCTCACCCTTAATTTCTTTGCTTAATTTTCGATGTTGATTTTGTCATCAGTTTTGTGGTGGTGTGTGAAATCAAGCGTTCGAGATGCACTGGCTGGAGAAGGACATCGCGGAGTACATCAAGAAGGAATTCGATAGCAAGTACGAACAGACTTGGCACTACATTGTCGGTCGCAAATTCGGTGACTCACTTTTTTCTTTCCATCTCTACACTTCTCCAATTCGATTTCAACAACCAATTTCGTGCTTGATTAACAAAACAACAAAATTGAAGGAGATTTGGTTTATACATCCATAGATTACTAGGTTTCTAGCCTAAATAGCTCAACTATATACTCTTTTTTTATTCATGCTCATAATTGAGTCTTTTTGTTGAATTATATTTTTGATTCTAATCAATTAGTCTACTATTTGCAAATTATATGAACCGGATAAAGAATTGAAGGTCATTTAGGTTAGGtctatattcttttttttttagttttgttttgtttttctcgactttgtttcatattttttttattatgtctatgttttctatttatttttggccttgtatttttttaaaaataaatgcagGTAAAGAAAGTGTcatggaagaagaaaaaaatgattCAAATAAGATAAAAGATAACAATGACCATACGGATCAAGacccatctccatctagtgtaaaTGAAGTCAATCTCCCTGAGATTGGAATGCCTTTTTTATCTGAAGAAGAAGTTCATACTTTTTATAATTCCTATACTCAAAAGATGAATTACAAAGCTAAGATTAATGTTGTTATTCAAATGATAGGAACTTGTGATAACTAGTGTATGCCTTGAACATAATCATATCTTGAGTCCTGGAAAGTCACAACGTTTTAGATGTAATAAAGTATTGGATTCAActacaaagagaaaattagaattaaatgatCAAGCTAGAATAACTTTAAGAAAAAATTTTCAATCATTTGTAGTTGAGGCTGGAGGCTATGAGAATTTGACATTTGATGAGAGAAAGTATAGAAATTATATTTCAGGAGCTAGAAGGTTGAGGTCAGGGGATGGAAATGCTGAAactttgattaattatttttttcgcatgcaaaatacgaacttaaactttttttatgtgcttgatttagatggggaatctcaaataagaaatattttttgGGCAGATGCAAGATGTAGAGCTGCGTATGAATAACTAACCAAATAAACTAACAACTCAATCTGAATTACAACTAAGAGAATCAAGTTCACCATCACTAATATCCAAATGAATTTTAGTACATTGATTATTCTTGGATTATGTCCATGAGAAGTACTGTATTCACTTTCAATTTTGCAGGATGAACTAGTATCGGTTGCCACCTACTTTTGTCATCCATGTTGTCTACATCTGTAATATATAGTATCTTCTAAGATTTTTTATTGATTTAGAAACACACATCAATGTTCTTTATCCGCAGTCCCTATATGTTACAGGTTAAAATCTCGTATTATCGATGCTACTATAACTTGATGATATCATGAAATAGTAACCtaataatcaaatttttattactttgatttaaaaaaaatccatggcattcttaaaaaaaaactacaaaaGGGTTGCTGCTTAGGCCCCGTAGCTCCTTGTCTGCTGCTGCTATGTGTGCTATAACTTGACCCTGTAGCTAGATCAGGGCTTCGACTCCTTggaagggagagggaagaagaaggagttaggaCAGGGGAGGGAGAAACGCAAATGAAGCAAGAACGCAAATGAAGAAAAAAACTCACTGTTTTTTGGATGGATAGGCTTCACTCCTCTCTTCGAGAACGAGAGGGAAGAAGCGACTCACCTCGCTGGGAGGAAGAGTAAGGAGAATGCAAGGCTATGGCCAAAGAAGTTAAGGCACGAAGGGGACGGGCTTTGCTCCTCTCTTTGAGAATGGGAGGGAAGAAGTGGCACGCCTCATTATGAGGAAGAGTAGGGAGAGGGATGAAGAACacgaagaaggaggaggagagtaATGACACGGGAGGAGAATTGCgaaagaggaaaaagaaggaggagagttagggcacgaaTCGCGAAAGAGGAATCCAACTCCGTAATTTTTTGTGTGAGGTGGACTTGGCCACATAAGATGCCAACTCAGTCGCAGAGAGTTTTCAGTGAGGAGCTTCGCTACAAGAGTCATTCCTCTTCTCGAGACAGAATATACCCTGTTAGTCCTTTTAGGTTTCGAGAAATGATTCTCGCAACGAAGAGACATGATTTCTCGAAACCTAAAAGGAGTAACAGGGTATATTCTATCTCGAGAAGAGAAATGATTCTCGCAACGAAGCTCCTCAGCAAAAACTCTCCACAACTGAGTTGGCATCTTGTGTGGCCAAGTCCACCTCAGTCCACCTCACACAAAAAATCGCGGACTTGGATTCCTCTTTCGCGACCCATGCCCTAACTctactcctcctccttcctcttttgTGATTCTCCTCCCATGCCCtaactctcctcctccttcttcttcgcaTTTTTCATCCCTCTCCCTACTCTTCCTCTCAGCGAGGCGAGCCGCTTCTTCCCTCCCGTCTTCAAAGAGAGGAGTGAAGCATGTCCCCTTCGTGCCCTAACATCTTCTGTCGTAGCCTCGCGTTCTCCTTACTCTTCCTCCCAGCAAGGCGAGCCACTTCTTCCCTCCTGTTCTCGAAGAGAGGAGCGAAGCCCATCCATCTAAAAAACAGtgagttttttttcttcatttgcgTTTTTGCTTCATTTTTGTTTCTCCCTCTCCTTCCCtaactcctccttcttcttccctctcccttccAAGGAGTTGAAGCCTTGACCTAGCTACAGGGTGGAATTAGCTACTAAAATCTAGAGAAAGCAAGGCACCACTTCAAATGGCATCATCTCATTGCAGAAAGAAACTAGAAGATTTTTGTCAAGTATTAGTAAAAGGTTCTTCTCATCAAAACATGGGTGAGCTCAAAGTTCAGTTCTACCACTATGATAGTCCTACAATTTGAATAGATTGTCAGTATGAAATTTTGGATGCAACAGTGGCTCTCAGCAAGTTGAGAGAGATGCACTTAGGTATAATGCTACCAAGGTGGAGAGCAGAAACATAGAACAAGAATCTTCTCATATGTGctccatttgatataattaagACTGGAATGAAGAGTCTTAGGGTGACCTTGCAGAAGAAAATATGGAAGGCTAGGTGTGGTAAGTAGAGCTTTGCGTGTTTTCTGAGTGTTCATATTTgtaaaaatatgaatatatttgaaGTTCATTAAACATTTGCAATTGCTTATATTGCAAAGTAATAGGGCAATTGTTTGTGTAACGTGCAATATGTGTCACCTTGGTCAATGCTCATTCTAGAAGATTTAAGTAAGATACTGTCAAGTTCAAAAA contains:
- the LOC122024093 gene encoding protein transport protein yos1-like gives rise to the protein MVMGLGALLEGLLLLANALAILNEDRFLAPRGWSFNDVSGNARAKSLKGQLIGLIYATQYLRLPLIMLNALIILVKLVSG
- the LOC122025550 gene encoding TRAF-type zinc finger domain-containing protein 1-like, with amino-acid sequence MAIPSELITATCSHCERDIPTSNIDLHYAHCSRNLQKCAICGDMIPKKHADEHYNEIHAPVDCSLCSERIERDLLSLHEGERCLKRIITCEYCEFPLPAVDLINHQEVCGNRTEYCDLCRKYVRLRERVNHDIQFHSSTTDTAEPPRNIPPPGREGANRRPVGASPRKSFLLTIAITGIAVMLGFFFLQKREDKQ